From a region of the Terriglobales bacterium genome:
- a CDS encoding amino acid permease gives MSPTGPATAAESKATLIRGLSLLDSVLLLVGGIIGSAVFLAVSDVAEHLVNPLVFLGVWVLGGGISLLACFAFAELGAMFPSAGGQYVYLREAYGEFYGFLFGWMVLFINFSGTTAALCVGFATYGDEVLPYGARQALFTLGAWSPTRGQLVAVLAIAFVTWINVVGLRRAATFQNIATWMKFAAIAVFVALGFLVGKGSMQHFSTLAPMEHPPALPVAVFLALTGVFWAFDGWNYVTCAAGEVKEPQRNIPRALVLGVIAVGVIYLSLNLAYLYALPLSQIKQERTIAQAAAMTLFSPGAGRWMSLLITTSCFGAASACTLAGARVVYAMACDRAFFPALSYVHPRYRTPSRSLVLLGAWSAVLALSGKYDELYTYVMLVGVIAYVGTVAAVFVLRKKRPNVERPYRCTGYPVLPALYLVAGTIWAVIVAYERPKEAIAGAVIMLIGVPGYLYWRRSGRP, from the coding sequence ATGAGCCCTACCGGGCCCGCAACCGCGGCGGAATCCAAAGCCACCCTCATCCGCGGGCTGTCGCTGCTGGATTCCGTCCTGCTGCTGGTAGGCGGCATCATCGGTTCGGCGGTCTTTCTGGCGGTGAGCGACGTCGCCGAGCACTTGGTTAATCCGCTGGTCTTCCTGGGTGTGTGGGTACTGGGCGGCGGCATCTCGCTGCTGGCCTGCTTCGCCTTCGCGGAGTTGGGCGCGATGTTCCCCAGCGCCGGCGGGCAGTACGTCTATCTGCGCGAGGCCTACGGCGAGTTCTACGGCTTCCTGTTCGGCTGGATGGTGTTGTTCATCAACTTCAGCGGCACCACCGCGGCGCTGTGCGTCGGCTTCGCCACCTACGGCGACGAGGTCCTGCCCTACGGCGCCAGGCAGGCGCTGTTCACGTTGGGCGCGTGGTCGCCGACCCGCGGACAGCTGGTTGCGGTGCTGGCCATCGCCTTCGTGACCTGGATCAACGTGGTCGGGTTGCGGCGGGCGGCCACCTTCCAGAACATCGCGACGTGGATGAAGTTCGCTGCTATCGCCGTGTTCGTCGCGCTCGGGTTCCTGGTGGGCAAGGGCTCGATGCAGCATTTCTCGACGCTGGCGCCGATGGAACATCCCCCAGCGCTGCCGGTCGCGGTATTCCTGGCCCTGACCGGGGTCTTCTGGGCGTTCGACGGATGGAACTACGTTACGTGTGCGGCGGGCGAAGTGAAGGAGCCGCAGCGCAACATCCCGCGGGCGCTGGTGCTGGGCGTGATCGCGGTGGGCGTCATCTACCTGAGCCTGAACCTGGCGTACCTCTACGCATTGCCGCTGTCGCAGATCAAGCAGGAGCGCACCATCGCGCAGGCGGCGGCCATGACCCTGTTCTCGCCGGGCGCAGGGCGCTGGATGTCCCTGCTGATCACCACTTCCTGCTTCGGGGCGGCGTCGGCGTGCACCCTGGCGGGGGCGCGCGTGGTGTATGCCATGGCTTGCGACCGAGCCTTCTTCCCCGCGCTTTCTTACGTGCACCCGCGCTATCGCACGCCGTCGCGGTCGCTGGTGCTGCTGGGGGCGTGGTCGGCGGTGCTGGCGTTGAGCGGCAAGTACGATGAGCTGTACACCTACGTGATGCTGGTCGGGGTCATCGCCTACGTGGGCACGGTGGCGGCGGTGTTCGTGCTGCGCAAGAAGCGTCCGAACGTCGAGCGGCCGTACCGCTGCACGGGATATCCAGTCCTGCCGGCGCTGTACCTGGTGGCGGGAACCATCTGGGCAGTGATCGTCGCCTACGAGCGGCCCAAGGAAGCGATTGCGGGCGCGGTCATCATGCTGATCGGGGTGCCCGGATATCTCTATTGGAGGCGTTCCGGGAGGCCGTGA
- a CDS encoding methyltransferase domain-containing protein, translated as MTPDEQLRSEFNKWAEAGRGEEMERHHLDITEKTIRRMALRPGERVLDLGCGAGWATRILARLVGEGPEGHGQVIGIDISDEMIRRARTASKDFENVMFVVGSADKIPWEENFFDKVLSVESFYYYPDQDRALNELFRVMAPRGRLFILINLYKDNPYSLRWVEELKVPVHARSRQEYVELLQKHAFEDVEAVHIPDDTPTPDDYSGKWFKNAQELRDFKRIGALLLMATKPNLRSPAPGYQIY; from the coding sequence ATGACCCCGGACGAACAGCTTCGCTCCGAATTCAACAAGTGGGCCGAGGCCGGCCGCGGCGAGGAGATGGAGCGCCATCACCTCGACATCACCGAGAAGACCATACGCCGCATGGCCCTGCGTCCCGGGGAGCGCGTGCTCGACCTGGGCTGTGGCGCGGGCTGGGCCACCCGCATCCTGGCCCGCCTGGTCGGCGAAGGCCCTGAAGGCCACGGCCAGGTCATCGGCATCGACATCTCCGACGAGATGATCCGCCGTGCCCGCACCGCCTCCAAGGACTTCGAGAACGTGATGTTCGTGGTCGGCTCGGCCGACAAGATCCCCTGGGAAGAGAACTTCTTCGACAAGGTGCTCTCGGTCGAGTCCTTCTATTACTATCCCGACCAGGACCGGGCGCTGAACGAACTCTTCCGCGTGATGGCGCCGCGCGGACGGCTGTTCATTCTCATCAACCTCTACAAGGACAACCCCTACTCCCTGCGTTGGGTGGAAGAGCTCAAGGTCCCAGTGCACGCCCGCTCCAGGCAGGAGTACGTGGAGCTGCTCCAGAAGCACGCTTTCGAGGACGTCGAGGCTGTCCACATCCCCGACGACACGCCCACCCCCGACGACTACTCCGGCAAGTGGTTCAAGAACGCCCAGGAGCTGCGTGACTTCAAGCGCATCGGCGCCCTGCTGCTGATGGCCACCAAGCCCAATCTCCGCTCCCCGGCGCCGGGATACCAGATCTACTGA